In the Artemia franciscana chromosome 1, ASM3288406v1, whole genome shotgun sequence genome, one interval contains:
- the LOC136026211 gene encoding uncharacterized protein LOC136026211: MNDSEIVIGLLDSLVDEDYERGRRNKAHSRRRILSSESDSDHRTNSGSRSPEFQTHARYGSRSPQISSRNDKSSSRSPQIGSRTIRTGSVSPVKIHDKNRKASPEKRKGKRLKENTSNDSLFKKISEERSGNKEGPKIHKKLAKVANRAFSEPLEIGKLKDLFERHPRPANTDKIVVPKANSEIWATLSARAKQRDAKALQVQRTIVHSIFCVLEAVNDVLELENEHIKEKVVKNLTDAVHMLGLTNYDLSLKRRHAMKFELSPDPMVASALCAPEVKVTEFLFGKDVAKTTSKAKSVADLKKSFGRPKNVQGGAYRYRRWQNEAPRPFYRKKQNQDRQERSKFQNFQKRDRK, translated from the coding sequence atGAATGACAGTGAAATAGTGATTGGACTATTGGATAGTTTAGTTGATGAAGATTATGAACGTGGAAGGCGAAATAAAGCTCATTCGCGTCGCAGAATACTCTCAAGTGAGAGTGATAGTGATCATAGAACAAATAGTGGCTCTCGGAGCCCAGAGTTTCAAACTCATGCTCGATATGGCTCTCGGAGCCCTCAAATTAGTTCTAGGAATGACAAATCTAGCTCTCGGAGCCCACAAATAGGTTCTAGAACCATAAGAACTGGCTCTGTGAGCCCCGTAAAAATCCATGACAAAAATCGGAAGGCTTCTCCGGAAAAGCGAAAaggtaaaagattaaaagaaaacacgTCAAATGACTCTCTATTCAAAAAGATTTCTGAGGAACGTTCTGGTAACAAAGAGGGTCCCAAGATCcataaaaaacttgccaaagttGCAAATAGAGCTTTCTCCGAGCCTTTGGAAATAGGGAAGCTAAAAGATTTATTTGAGCGCCACCCTAGGCCTGCGAATACAGATAAAATTGTTGTTCCCAAGGCGAATAGTGAGATTTGGGCCACTCTCTCAGCACGTGCTAAGCAGAGGGATGCTAAGGCACTTCAAGTGCAGCGGACAATTGTTCACTCAATCTTTTGTGTTTTAGAGGCAGTAAATGATGTTCTTGAGCTCGAAAATGAGCATATCAAAGAAAAGGTTGTTAAAAACCTAACAGATGCAGTTCACATGCTTGGCCTCACCAATTATGATTTAAGTCTAAAAAGACGCCATGCGATGAAATTCGAGTTGAGCCCAGATCCCATGGTGGCATCCGCTTTATGCGCTCCCGAAGTCAAAGTCACGGAGTTTCTTTTTGGCAAAGATGTTGCAAAAACAACGTCCAAAGCCAAATCCGTGGCggatttgaaaaaatcatttggaaGACCAAAAAACGTGCAAGGGGGGGCCTACCGTTATCGCCGATGGCAGAACGAGGCTCCCCGTCCATTCTATCGAAAAAAGCAGAACCAGGACCGTCAGGAGAGGTCGAAATTCCAGAACTTTCAGAAAAGGGATCGCAAATAG